A single region of the Pseudomonas sp. GGS8 genome encodes:
- a CDS encoding LysR family transcriptional regulator gives MDTLQNMRAFSYVAEAGSFTAAAVQLDTTTANVSRAVSNLEAHLQTRLLNRTTRRIALTEAGKRYLLRCEQILAYVEEAEAEASDAHARPAGQLKVHTMTGIGQHFVIDAIARYRKTHPDVTFDLTMANRVPDLLDEGYDVSIVLASELPDSGFVSQRLGITYSIVCASPAYVKANGCAQKPSDLLNHMCLRLVSPVIPLEKWAFDGPEGQEMVTINSSPFLVNSADAMKTAITSGMGVGVLPVYAAIEGLRNGTLVRVMPKYRSQELNLYAIYPSRQYLDAKIKTWVEYLRGSLPEILAAHQAELAAYELSGSLGGARVAN, from the coding sequence ATGGACACTTTGCAAAACATGCGCGCCTTCAGTTACGTGGCCGAGGCCGGCAGCTTCACCGCCGCCGCCGTGCAACTGGACACCACCACGGCCAACGTCTCGCGCGCGGTCTCCAACCTGGAAGCCCACCTGCAAACCCGCCTGCTCAACCGCACCACCCGCCGCATCGCCCTGACCGAGGCCGGCAAGCGCTACCTGTTGCGCTGCGAGCAGATCCTGGCCTATGTCGAAGAAGCCGAAGCCGAGGCCAGCGATGCTCACGCGCGCCCGGCCGGGCAACTCAAAGTGCACACCATGACCGGCATCGGTCAGCACTTCGTGATCGACGCCATCGCCCGCTACCGCAAGACCCACCCCGACGTGACCTTCGACCTGACCATGGCCAACCGTGTGCCGGACCTGCTCGATGAGGGCTACGACGTGTCCATCGTGCTCGCCAGCGAACTGCCGGACTCGGGCTTCGTCTCCCAGCGTTTGGGCATCACCTACAGCATCGTTTGCGCATCGCCCGCCTATGTAAAAGCCAACGGCTGCGCGCAGAAGCCCAGCGATTTGCTCAATCACATGTGCTTGCGCCTGGTGAGCCCGGTGATCCCGCTGGAAAAGTGGGCTTTCGATGGCCCCGAAGGCCAGGAAATGGTCACCATCAACAGCTCGCCGTTTTTGGTGAACTCCGCTGATGCGATGAAGACGGCGATCACCAGCGGCATGGGTGTTGGCGTGTTGCCGGTGTATGCGGCGATTGAAGGGCTGCGCAACGGTACGCTGGTGCGGGTGATGCCGAAGTATCGTTCGCAGGAATTGAATCTGTATGCGATCTATCCGTCGCGGCAGTACCTGGACGCGAAGATCAAGACCTGGGTCGAGTATTTGCGCGGGTCGT